The DNA sequence AAACTTCGCGCCCCGCAAAATAATCCGTGATTTTGTCATACAACTGATCGAAACCTGCAGCCGAGAAGGGCATATTGATTTTGTTCCAATCAACGGTGTTTGCGGTAATATCATCTTTGACGATAAAGCGATCCATTGGGGAACGACCAGTAAATTTACCGGTGTTAATCGCCAAGGCACCATTGTCTGCGATGATACCCTGTTCGCGAACAATCGTAGCTTCTTCCAGAAATTCTGGAGATTCATTCCAATAGGCTTTCCGGTAATTGCGGATGCCCAGGTCTTCGAGTTTCGCTTGTGGGTTTTTGATACCAAATTGTAGCATAGCTTCAGATTTTCGCACCGTCGTTGACAAGATCAATGGCAAGCTTGTCAATACTTCGAGAGTGCAGACAGTTTTTGATGGTCAATTAGTAAGTAGGGCCATTGCTGAAAATACTGCTAACGGGCTGCAAGTTATTGCTTTTTTTATTTTTAGAGAAATTTTCTCTAATTAATAAATTTTATCCAAAACAATCGTTTTCACTTGAATATTGCTGTTTGTTACTTTTTTCTCCTAACAAAAGCTAAATTAGCAGGTATTAGGCCCGGAGAGCATGATAATTGTCGCTATGAAAGGGTGATGTTTTTTTGAGAGCAGGCTTTTGTGTAGTAAACAAAGGCAACGCTGACCATAAATTACCAGCTTGATGTTGAAAGAAGCGGACATTGTAAAGTTGATTTTTGGACTTAAAGTCCAGCATTTACGGCAGGAGGCCGATTTGTCTTACCATCAGCTCTCGGATCGAACGGGCCTGGCGATTTCTTACTTGCATAGTATTGAAAAAGGGAAGAAATACCCCAAATCGGACAAGATCATCACTTTGGCAGCTGCTTTGGAGACAGACTATGATTATTTAGTGTCGCTTGAGCCCAGCAAAAAGTTGCGGCCTATTGTAGAATTGCTACGGTCGGATTTTTTGAAAATTTTCCCCTTGGAGACCTTTGGAATTTCTACGACCAAGCTCATTGAGCTGTTGTTGCAGGCGCCGGAAAAGGTGAATGCGTTCATTAGTACGGTGATCAAGATTACCCGTAACTTCAACATGCAGGGGGAAGATTTTTATAAAGCGGCCCTGCGTTCTTACCAGGACTTACACGATAATTACTTTCCGGAAATAGAGCAATCTACCCAGGATTTTCGTCGTGAGTACCAATTGGCTATTGATCATCAATTGGATATTCCTACGTTGGAGGAGCTGCTCTTGCGGGTTTATAAAATCAAAGTGGATCGTGATTATTTGCCGAGCCATCCGACGTTGAAGCATTTGCGGTCTGTTTTTTCACCCAGACAAAGCACCCTGTTTTTAGGGCCAGATTTGAATTTGGCGCAGGAGCGTTTTTTATTGGCCAAAGAACTGGGTTTTCAAAAACTGGGAGAAAAAGAGCGTCCTTTAGAAACGCGGATGCTGGAGATAGAATCTTT is a window from the Lewinella sp. LCG006 genome containing:
- a CDS encoding helix-turn-helix domain-containing protein, which produces MLKEADIVKLIFGLKVQHLRQEADLSYHQLSDRTGLAISYLHSIEKGKKYPKSDKIITLAAALETDYDYLVSLEPSKKLRPIVELLRSDFLKIFPLETFGISTTKLIELLLQAPEKVNAFISTVIKITRNFNMQGEDFYKAALRSYQDLHDNYFPEIEQSTQDFRREYQLAIDHQLDIPTLEELLLRVYKIKVDRDYLPSHPTLKHLRSVFSPRQSTLFLGPDLNLAQERFLLAKELGFQKLGEKERPLETRMLEIESFEKLLSNFRASYFSVALLLPEPVIVGYLREMTTWQRWRGEELLRWLAESELTSEMLLQRMANILPHHFGVKQLFFLRFFTDHGMQKFIVTKEMHLSQLHDPHANQLDEHYCRRWISIRLIRRLKAQQGLEVTAGPIVGAQISRYWDTPNAYFCVAMAKPTRENTDNSSSVTIGLLLNDQLRDTFPFLADPAIVTKDVHTTCERCAILDCGARAAPPVFLQRQRRRQASREALAEMQKKS